TCTTCAAAATCGTCAACGTCGTTATCGGTGTCCAGATCGCCTATGGGGGTGTGCAGCGAAGAGTGTATGGGCGTGTAGCCTGGGTGCTGGGCGACGCTTCGTAGCGGATACACCACCTTGCCATCTGGCTCGTCGGGGGTGTGAAGCGCAGTTCGCGACAGCTCCTCAACACGTTTTTTTAGCGCATTCATATCGTCGCGCATATCGAAAAGAATCTTGTAAAGAATCTCCCTGTCGCTGGCGTACGATCGTTCGCCGCCATCTTTTCCCCCCACGTAAATTGCAGGAAGCGCCTTATCCTCGACATGCGGGATGTACAACATCAGCTTATCCACATCAACGGCACGCTCCTCCTCTATCACCGAAATCTGTTCGGTAACGTTCTTGAGCTGGCGGATGTTGCCTGGCCAACGGTAGGCCTCGAGCAGCTGCTTGGCCTCTGCGGTTAGCGTGATTGCGGGCATGCGGTACTTCTCGGCGAAGTCGGCCGCAAACTTGCGGAAAAGCAGCGAGATGTCGCCCTTGCGCTCGCGCAGCGGAGGTATGCTAATGGGGACGGTATTCAAACGGTAGTACAGGTCTTCGCGGAACTTGCCGTTTTGAATGGCCTGGGGCAGGTTGACGTTGGTGGCCGCTATGACGCGCACGTCGGTTTTCTGCGCTTTGGATGACCCTACCTTCATAAACTCGCCAGTTTCGAGCACGCGCAGCAGGCGAACCTGGGTTGATAGGGGGAGCTCGCCAACCTCGTCGAGGAAGATGGTGCCGCCATCG
This window of the uncultured Acetobacteroides sp. genome carries:
- a CDS encoding sigma-54 dependent transcriptional regulator, encoding MDIAKIKQRFGIIGNSPMLERAIDIANQVAFTDLSVLIVGESGVGKEIFPQVIHQLSSRKHAQYVAVNCGAIPEGTIDSELFGHEKGSFTGAHETRKGYFEVADGGTIFLDEVGELPLSTQVRLLRVLETGEFMKVGSSKAQKTDVRVIAATNVNLPQAIQNGKFREDLYYRLNTVPISIPPLRERKGDISLLFRKFAADFAEKYRMPAITLTAEAKQLLEAYRWPGNIRQLKNVTEQISVIEEERAVDVDKLMLYIPHVEDKALPAIYVGGKDGGERSYASDREILYKILFDMRDDMNALKKRVEELSRTALHTPDEPDGKVVYPLRSVAQHPGYTPIHSSLHTPIGDLDTDNDVDDFEDVSHLDISHEIKQESLSLADKEKELIIKAVNKYGGKRKDAAQELGISERTLYRKIKEYNLNI